Within Cydia fagiglandana chromosome 10, ilCydFagi1.1, whole genome shotgun sequence, the genomic segment TTAGTGACTTTTCCATCATCAACCATGACATCAGTATCTCCATAAACAGTGACAGCTTTTTCTAAATCAGTCAAAACAGGGGGAAGAGCATCATGCTGGTAGTTCTTATTCATTTGATCCACAGCTTCATCAATTGGCAGATgatcttttattttatcaaacaaGGATACAATTAGTTTCTGAATCTCTTTTCTTCTTGGTGTTTTGAGATCAGAGTTAACAAGCCCAAAGTTATCATAAATATCAAAAGGCAGACCTCTTCTCAGCTCTACATTTTCATTGACAGCAAGATGCAGGGCTGCTGGAATCATTTTCTCAAATAAATCTGCCCAAGAATGTTTCTGATACATACTGACTGTTATGTGAAGAGAGTGCTCTCCATCTATGGTGATTCCTTGATGTATAAAGCCTCTAGGGAAGTAGAGCATATCCCCAGCTTCTAAAGTTACCTCCATTATTGGTTGACCTATTTCCTCCTGCTCAAAATTCTTTGAAGATACCCTTGGCAAAACTTCATTGTCTGAGAGCGGCTTGTAAATGCGCCAGTGTTTTTTCCCTTCAACTTGTAGTATGAAAGCTTCAATATCATCATAATGTGGGGCAAAACCTTGGCTGTCGGGAGGGGTTAAATAAGCATTGGCACCAACAAATGAATTGAAGAATTCTTGAAGTGTAGCATTGAGTAAATGCAATTTTGGCATGTAAGTTTGTGGATTTAACAGTCTGATGCTGCAGCCATTTAGATAAAAATCCCAGACGAGATGTGGGTGAGCCCTGCCTTCCGGGTTATGAGTTTCCCTCTTCCCATCAACATAGGATGTAACATCAATGTTTTTAGTAAACTGAATGTGTTCATTACGAAGCATATCATCAATGAAAGGAGTTGACATGATTTCTTTGTAGTATGCAGGTTTATTCCTAGCGATGTGTAGTGGTTTCTTTTCCCAGATTTCATTAAGGAATTGGTCTGGGTTGTATGGTGCGATCATCCACTTGAATACCTTTAGTCCTTCCTCCGCGCTATCGGTTATGACTGGTGTGAAATCGAATGAGCCATCATTACTGCAGTTACTACAATCACTGCAATCTGACTGGTTGGATACACCACTGATGGAAGTATTAAATTGCTGACTCCCATTTAATGCTGGTACAAGTTCTGGCACATCGTCTATATCCTCTTCACTACTGCTTttcttactttttaaacttttcttctctttatttttcttattatgtAAGTTTATCTTAGCTAGTTCTTCGACATTTTTTGTCTTCTTCTTTTTGTGGCTTTTCTTCTTTACAATGTTTTTTGATTCCTTTAACTTCTTTTGTTTCCGTTTTAGTTTCTGGGCTACATTTTTTGGTTTTGATTTTTGATCCGGTTTTCGGTTAGCGCTGTAGATCGCATAAGCTGATACCGGCGACTCTTCCATTGTGTTACTGTTAGAGGACAATTACTTTTAGGAAAAATACTATACTGTGCTCGTATTCACTATGTTAATACATCACAAAACttcattaaaacaaaaaatgttGAATACGGCAGTGAACATGCCAATCCAAGACAGTCGATTATTTGAGGTTATGTTGAATGAAACGAAAGTTGCGTTTTGTTTTTGTTCAATGTGAACCTTATATGTCAACATCAAATGGTCGCATTGGCTTTAGGCAACAAAACGTTTATGAAAAGTTTCCGATCAAGGTGACCTTGCTGGTTTCCAACCATGTAGACGCCTAGACGGTCACCGGCGGTGGTTTGCCATTTGATTGCCACAAAAAGGAGGGTGACCAAAAGGGTGACTGACCCATCCGACGTTTAGTTTAGTCACAATGGAAATGGTCACCAAGAGAGGGTGttatggaagatatttcgattaccTATTGTAGTTGAAATTACCAttaccccgcagtcgaaattgtgCCCCTGCACCTTATATAAAAGCGATTAAGGTTTAGGATTTGCAATAGGTATCAATAAATAATGCGTGACATTTTTAATagttgctatagttcgttttttttagcattagaaagaactccgcagaaggaagcgtgcagtttttatcaggctcgttaattgttaataattattgaattatctaatgtagcatggtcaatacatataatttacttcaaattgttaccgctaaaagtgccagatttagaaccacaagcgaacttctgcgaagttctttctaatgctaaaaaaaacggactatagagtctggctactgaaattttacctaaatttttagcgggaaattcaaaaaaatttggGCTGGttacactttgtgtagtaggaactatagttttgatactcgacaatatttatgatattctgtgtacaagtaaggtacctaaggaaataagttaaataaacgtttacgtgcactcaaagtcaggtcacataatttctaccactatttaaagtacagtcaacgacaaacacctaatggttacgttccaatatttagattttatagatatttttcagaacttttagtttatccgtttctttgtaCACTTGtcatatttatgagattcaggcattaataaattcacgtacttaatcaaagtaatacgcaaatgttagaactagtacttaaagtatcaaaatatttatagagcaccaacctcctaatttgtttacatttggttaggagttgtaaacattgcagtttttcgttatacaacgctacacgtcgacttctcacattgtcgtaattatttacgagcttaaataatagttagcgaacctcactcagtatagaaattattaatattatttaaaataaacccattataaaccgcaaacaatttgaatgaatgacataaattgacaactgtcttttagcttttttttaaatcatagacaattggtgatacaacaacgaaatatctgtcaacaatttttggttagccagactctaggtacttaaattttatttattttaaaatttaaatcaggcaatAAGGGCCCCATATtacaataatttataatttaccttataaactaaaatacatatatatatttcataaacttaaaactaaacactattttatTGATAACATGGCATGGCTCCATTGAATCGCCTGCTCTTATATCGGATTGTTG encodes:
- the LOC134668085 gene encoding bifunctional lysine-specific demethylase and histidyl-hydroxylase NO66, yielding MEESPVSAYAIYSANRKPDQKSKPKNVAQKLKRKQKKLKESKNIVKKKSHKKKKTKNVEELAKINLHNKKNKEKKSLKSKKSSSEEDIDDVPELVPALNGSQQFNTSISGVSNQSDCSDCSNCSNDGSFDFTPVITDSAEEGLKVFKWMIAPYNPDQFLNEIWEKKPLHIARNKPAYYKEIMSTPFIDDMLRNEHIQFTKNIDVTSYVDGKRETHNPEGRAHPHLVWDFYLNGCSIRLLNPQTYMPKLHLLNATLQEFFNSFVGANAYLTPPDSQGFAPHYDDIEAFILQVEGKKHWRIYKPLSDNEVLPRVSSKNFEQEEIGQPIMEVTLEAGDMLYFPRGFIHQGITIDGEHSLHITVSMYQKHSWADLFEKMIPAALHLAVNENVELRRGLPFDIYDNFGLVNSDLKTPRRKEIQKLIVSLFDKIKDHLPIDEAVDQMNKNYQHDALPPVLTDLEKAVTVYGDTDVMVDDGKVTNRVEISLDTKIRLLRKNILRMVSEEENIRLYYYTENSLEYHANELPYLEIEEDMAPAIETLITSYPEYVAVENLDIPNDSDKLNIADALWGRGLVMTEYPLETIEDD